One stretch of Zingiber officinale cultivar Zhangliang chromosome 6B, Zo_v1.1, whole genome shotgun sequence DNA includes these proteins:
- the LOC121991538 gene encoding uncharacterized mitochondrial protein AtMg00810-like has product MFEDFKRAMTKEFEMTDIGTMPYYLGIEVKQRDDDIFISQEGYAKEILKKFDMKNCNPVRTPVEYGIKPHMNQDGEKVDPTLFKSLVGSLRYLTYTRPDILFGVGLVSRYMEAPTTSHLKIAKRILRYIKGTINYGILYVFSDDFMLVGYCDSDWAGDIDSRKSTTGFVFFMGNSAFTWNSKK; this is encoded by the coding sequence ATGTTTGAAGATTTCAAGAGAGCTATGACAAAGGAGTTTGAGATGACGGATATTGGCACAATGCCCTACTATCTTGGGATTGAAGTGAAGCAACGAGATGACGACATATTTATTTCTCAAGAAGGATATGCTAAAGAAATTCTCAAGAAGTTTGATATGAAAAATTGCAATCCAGTCAGGACACCCGTGGAGTATGGAATCAAGCCACACATGAATCAAGATGGtgaaaaagttgatccaacattATTCAAGAGTCTTGTTGGAAGCTTGAGGTATCTAACCTATACTAGACCGGATATTCTTTTTGGTGTTGGACTTGTGAGTCGTTACATGGAAGCTCCTACTACTTCACATTTGAAAATTGCCAAAAGAATTCTTCGTTACATCAAAGGTACAATTAATTATGGTATCTTGTATGTTTTCTCGGACGACTTTATGCTTGTTGGCTATTGTGATAGTGATTGGGCCGGTGATATTGATAGTCGAAAAAGTACTACTGGGTTTGTTTTCTTTATGGGAAATTCAGCTTTTACTTGGAATTCTAAGAAGTAA